One genomic window of Cupriavidus malaysiensis includes the following:
- the alr gene encoding alanine racemase: MPRPIHAVVHQPALANNLEVARRCAPDSRIWAVIKANAYGHGIRRAFAGLRAADGFGLLDLDEAVLLRDLGWQGPVLLLEGIFQPQDVALLEQYRLTTVLHSEEQLRMLELARPKGPLAVQLKMNTGMNRLGFHPDQYRTIWERARALSCVGSIVHMTHFSDADSPRGIEHQLAVFDAATANLPGEASLANSAATLWHPKAHRAWVRPGVMLYGAAPTGRQADVEGMGLQPAMSLQSELISVQDLQPGDTVGYGSLYTAERPMRVGVVACGYADGYPRHAAGWGDKPAPVLVDGVRTRLVGRVSMDMLCVDLTPCPKARVGSPVTLWGQGLPIDDVAEASGTVGYELMCALAPRVPTTVAMLTAPDQPGNTGD; encoded by the coding sequence CAGCCGGCGCTTGCCAACAATCTCGAAGTGGCGCGCCGCTGCGCGCCGGATTCCCGCATCTGGGCCGTGATCAAGGCCAATGCCTACGGCCACGGCATCCGCCGTGCCTTCGCCGGCCTGCGCGCCGCCGACGGCTTCGGCCTGCTGGACCTGGACGAGGCGGTGCTGCTGCGCGACCTGGGCTGGCAGGGGCCGGTGCTCCTGCTCGAAGGCATCTTCCAGCCGCAGGACGTGGCCCTGCTGGAGCAGTACCGCCTGACCACCGTGCTGCACAGCGAAGAGCAACTGCGCATGCTCGAGCTGGCGCGGCCCAAGGGGCCGCTGGCGGTGCAGCTCAAGATGAATACCGGCATGAACCGCCTGGGTTTCCATCCCGACCAGTACCGGACCATCTGGGAGCGCGCGCGCGCCCTGTCGTGCGTGGGCTCCATCGTTCACATGACGCATTTTTCGGATGCCGACAGCCCGCGCGGCATCGAGCACCAGTTGGCCGTCTTCGATGCGGCCACGGCCAACCTGCCGGGCGAGGCCAGCCTGGCCAACTCGGCGGCCACCCTGTGGCACCCCAAGGCCCACCGTGCCTGGGTGCGGCCGGGCGTGATGCTGTACGGCGCGGCGCCCACCGGGCGCCAGGCCGACGTCGAAGGCATGGGCCTGCAGCCTGCCATGTCCTTGCAGAGCGAACTCATCTCGGTGCAGGACCTGCAGCCGGGCGACACCGTCGGCTATGGCTCGCTGTACACGGCCGAGCGGCCCATGCGCGTCGGCGTGGTCGCCTGCGGCTATGCCGATGGCTATCCGCGCCACGCCGCCGGCTGGGGCGACAAGCCGGCGCCGGTGCTGGTCGACGGGGTGCGCACGCGCCTGGTCGGACGGGTATCGATGGACATGCTGTGCGTGGACCTGACGCCCTGCCCGAAGGCACGCGTCGGCTCGCCGGTCACGCTGTGGGGACAGGGCCTGCCGATCGACGACGTGGCCGAGGCCAGCGGCACGGTCGGCTATGAGCTGATGTGCGCGCTGGCGCCGCGCGTGCCGACCACGGTGGCGATGCTGACCGCCCCGGACCAGCCTGGCAACACGGGGGACTGA
- the radA gene encoding DNA repair protein RadA produces MAKVKTVYTCTECGGTVPRWQGQCPHCQQWNTLVESVAESASAKRFQPLAASTRVRKLAEIEAADVPRFSSGIDEFDRVLGGGLVAGGVVLIGGDPGIGKSTLLLQALANLAAQRPVLYVSGEESGAQIALRAQRLGVESPALGLLAEIQLEKIQATLEAERPEVAVIDSIQTLYSEALTSAPGSVAQVRECAAQLTRIAKSSGTTIILVGHVTKEGSLAGPRVLEHIVDTVLYFEGDTHSSHRLIRAFKNRFGAVNELGVFAMTERGLRGISNPSALFLSQHEQTVPGSCVLVTQEGTRPLLVEIQALVDTAHVPNPRRLAVGLEQNRLALLLAVLHRHAGVACFDQDVFLNAVGGVKITEPAADLAVLLSIHSSMRNKPLPRGLVVFGEVGLAGEIRPSPRGQERLKEAAKLGFTQAVIPKANAPRQPIDGLEVIAVERIEQAIDRVRHLE; encoded by the coding sequence TTGGCCAAGGTCAAGACGGTCTACACGTGTACCGAATGCGGCGGCACCGTGCCGCGCTGGCAGGGGCAGTGCCCGCACTGCCAGCAGTGGAACACCCTGGTGGAGAGCGTGGCGGAAAGCGCTTCGGCCAAACGCTTCCAGCCGCTCGCGGCGTCGACCAGGGTGCGCAAGCTGGCGGAGATCGAGGCTGCCGACGTGCCGCGTTTCTCCAGCGGCATCGACGAGTTCGACCGCGTGCTGGGCGGTGGCCTGGTGGCCGGCGGCGTGGTGCTGATCGGCGGCGACCCGGGCATCGGCAAGTCGACGCTGCTGCTGCAGGCGCTGGCCAATCTCGCGGCCCAGCGCCCGGTGCTCTATGTCAGCGGCGAGGAGTCAGGCGCCCAGATCGCGCTGCGGGCGCAGCGCCTGGGCGTGGAAAGCCCGGCGCTCGGCCTGCTGGCGGAGATCCAGCTGGAGAAGATCCAGGCCACGCTGGAGGCCGAGCGGCCCGAGGTGGCGGTGATCGATTCGATCCAGACCCTGTACTCCGAGGCGCTGACCTCGGCCCCCGGGTCGGTGGCGCAGGTGCGCGAGTGCGCGGCGCAGCTCACGCGCATCGCCAAGAGCAGCGGCACCACCATTATCCTGGTGGGCCACGTGACCAAGGAGGGCAGCCTGGCCGGTCCGCGCGTGCTCGAGCATATCGTCGATACCGTGCTGTATTTCGAGGGCGACACGCATTCGTCGCATCGCCTGATCCGCGCCTTCAAGAACCGCTTCGGCGCGGTCAACGAGCTCGGCGTGTTCGCCATGACCGAGCGCGGCCTGCGCGGCATCAGCAACCCGTCGGCGCTGTTCCTGTCTCAGCACGAGCAGACCGTGCCCGGTTCCTGCGTGCTGGTGACGCAGGAGGGCACGCGCCCGCTGCTGGTCGAGATCCAGGCGCTGGTCGATACCGCCCACGTGCCCAATCCGCGCCGCCTCGCCGTGGGCCTGGAACAGAACCGGCTGGCGCTGCTGCTCGCGGTACTGCACCGTCACGCCGGCGTTGCCTGCTTCGACCAGGATGTCTTCCTCAACGCGGTCGGCGGCGTGAAGATCACCGAGCCGGCGGCCGACCTTGCGGTGCTGCTTTCCATTCATTCCTCGATGCGCAACAAGCCGCTGCCGCGCGGCCTGGTGGTGTTCGGCGAGGTCGGGCTGGCGGGCGAGATCCGGCCGAGCCCGCGCGGCCAGGAGCGCCTCAAGGAGGCCGCCAAGCTGGGCTTCACGCAGGCGGTGATTCCCAAGGCCAATGCGCCGCGCCAGCCGATCGACGGCCTTGAGGTGATCGCCGTGGAGCGCATCGAGCAGGCCATCGACCGCGTGCGCCATCTCGAATGA
- a CDS encoding GNAT family N-acetyltransferase, which produces MSAPADALPSGVPGLPALLEPATARLRLRQWCDADRAPFAALNADPEVMRCFPAPLARADSDAMAERCQGLIAAHGWGPWAVERREDGAFVGMVGLHVPAAALPCAPCVEVAWRLARAHWGRGYASEAAAAALRAGFEVLGLASIVSFTVLANQRSRRVMERIGMRDSGADFDHPAVAEGSPLRRHCLYRITRGEWLAHQAAVPQA; this is translated from the coding sequence ATGAGCGCGCCGGCCGACGCGCTTCCGTCCGGCGTGCCGGGGCTGCCGGCGCTGCTGGAGCCGGCCACGGCGCGGCTGCGCTTGCGCCAGTGGTGCGACGCCGACCGCGCGCCGTTCGCCGCGCTCAACGCCGATCCCGAGGTCATGCGCTGTTTTCCCGCGCCGCTGGCGCGCGCGGACAGCGACGCCATGGCGGAGCGCTGCCAGGGCCTGATCGCCGCGCACGGCTGGGGCCCGTGGGCGGTGGAGCGGCGCGAGGACGGTGCCTTCGTCGGCATGGTCGGCCTGCACGTGCCGGCGGCCGCACTGCCGTGCGCGCCGTGCGTGGAGGTGGCTTGGCGCCTGGCGCGCGCCCATTGGGGCAGGGGCTATGCCAGCGAGGCCGCGGCCGCCGCGCTGCGGGCCGGCTTCGAAGTGCTGGGGCTGGCGTCGATCGTGTCTTTCACGGTGCTTGCCAACCAGCGCTCGCGCCGCGTCATGGAGCGCATCGGCATGCGCGACAGCGGCGCTGATTTCGACCATCCGGCCGTGGCCGAGGGCAGTCCCCTGCGCCGCCATTGCCTCTACCGCATCACGCGCGGCGAGTGGCTGGCGCATCAGGCCGCCGTGCCGCAGGCGTAA
- a CDS encoding disulfide bond formation protein B — protein sequence MQANSRAYFLLIAVISFGLVGYALYLQHVEGYQPCPLCVMQRFAFVAIGCFSLLAAVAQNTRSLWQGLGMLSGVAGIAVAGYHVSLLLNPKASCGIDPLENWVNALPTAKLLPQVFFSDGLCTAPLPPIFGLSIPAWSLIWLAILTLTLAVGLIRREKNYR from the coding sequence ATGCAAGCCAATTCTCGCGCCTATTTCCTGCTGATCGCCGTGATCTCCTTCGGACTGGTCGGCTACGCGCTCTACCTGCAGCACGTGGAGGGCTACCAGCCTTGTCCGCTGTGCGTGATGCAGCGTTTCGCCTTTGTCGCCATCGGCTGCTTCTCGCTGCTGGCAGCGGTCGCGCAGAACACGCGCTCGCTGTGGCAGGGGCTGGGCATGCTGTCCGGCGTGGCCGGCATCGCGGTGGCTGGCTACCACGTGTCGCTGCTGCTGAATCCGAAGGCTTCGTGCGGTATCGATCCGCTGGAGAACTGGGTCAATGCGCTGCCCACCGCCAAGCTGTTGCCGCAGGTGTTCTTCTCGGACGGCCTGTGCACCGCGCCGCTGCCGCCGATCTTCGGCCTGTCGATCCCGGCATGGTCGCTGATCTGGCTGGCGATCCTGACCCTGACGCTGGCGGTCGGGCTGATCCGGCGCGAGAAGAACTACCGCTGA